A single window of Flavobacterium aestivum DNA harbors:
- a CDS encoding arsenate reductase ArsC has protein sequence MKKILVLCTGNSCRSQIAEGYLRYFAKNKAEIYSAGVETHGVNSKAIAIMKEDGIDISNHTSNNVEEYYEIDFDFVITVCDNAKERCPFFPTKAKKFHYNFPDPAKAIGTEDEILKEFRFVRQQIKDYSENFVKEYII, from the coding sequence ATGAAAAAAATATTAGTTTTATGCACAGGAAACAGTTGCAGAAGTCAAATTGCAGAAGGATATTTGAGATATTTTGCCAAAAATAAAGCTGAAATTTATAGTGCGGGAGTTGAAACTCATGGAGTAAATTCAAAAGCAATTGCCATTATGAAAGAAGATGGAATTGATATTTCAAATCACACATCAAACAATGTTGAAGAATATTATGAAATAGATTTTGATTTTGTTATCACAGTTTGTGATAATGCAAAAGAACGTTGTCCATTTTTTCCAACAAAGGCAAAAAAGTTTCATTATAATTTTCCTGACCCGGCAAAAGCAATAGGAACTGAAGATGAAATTTTGAAAGAGTTTAGATTTGTAAGGCAACAAATTAAAGATTATTCAGAAAATTTTGTAAAAGAATATATAATCTAA
- a CDS encoding DUF6428 family protein, which translates to MKLSQIKQLLGTVETVNFQLPNGTFVPEHFHVTEVGLINKNFIDCGGTVRNETVVNFQLWDANDFEHRLKPKKLLDIIQLSEKVLGIEDFEIEVEYQDRTIAKYDLGFNGENFQLLNKQTACLAQDQCGISLEKEKVRLSDKNNEPCCAPDGNCC; encoded by the coding sequence ATGAAACTATCACAAATTAAACAGTTATTAGGCACAGTTGAAACAGTAAACTTTCAATTGCCAAACGGAACATTTGTTCCAGAACATTTTCACGTTACAGAAGTTGGTTTAATTAATAAAAATTTTATTGATTGTGGCGGAACTGTTCGTAATGAAACGGTTGTAAATTTTCAACTTTGGGATGCAAATGATTTTGAACACAGGCTAAAACCTAAAAAACTTTTGGACATTATTCAATTGTCAGAAAAAGTTTTAGGGATAGAAGATTTTGAAATTGAAGTCGAATATCAAGATAGGACAATTGCTAAATACGATTTAGGATTCAATGGAGAAAATTTTCAATTGCTAAATAAACAAACGGCTTGTTTAGCTCAAGATCAATGCGGTATTTCATTGGAAAAAGAAAAAGTGAGATTGTCAGATAAAAATAATGAGCCTTGCTGTGCTCCAGACGGAAACTGTTGCTAA
- a CDS encoding ArsR/SmtB family transcription factor, giving the protein MGATKTDFYTDNQNELAILIKALGHPARIAIIEYILKVNSCICGDIVNELSLAQPTISQHLKELKNAGLIKGSVEGNAICYCIDENGFEKIKSFFQNVNAHIEKKKTDCC; this is encoded by the coding sequence ATGGGAGCGACAAAAACAGATTTTTATACAGATAACCAAAACGAACTGGCAATTTTAATAAAAGCATTAGGACATCCTGCTCGTATTGCAATTATAGAATACATTCTAAAAGTTAATTCTTGTATTTGTGGCGATATTGTAAATGAATTGTCATTGGCACAGCCAACAATTTCACAGCATTTAAAAGAACTTAAAAATGCAGGGTTGATAAAAGGAAGTGTTGAAGGAAATGCGATTTGCTATTGTATTGACGAAAATGGATTTGAAAAAATCAAAAGTTTTTTTCAAAACGTAAATGCTCATATTGAAAAAAAGAAAACTGATTGTTGTTGA
- a CDS encoding Rossmann-like and DUF2520 domain-containing protein — protein sequence MIKITIIGSGNVAQHLIDAFAKSNAVEIIQVFSRTQKPISPLLDSTKITNDWNTLAEADLYIIAVSDDAIAAVSSQLPFENRLVVHTSGSAPLISLDNKNRKGVFYPLQTFTKGKAVDFKGIPFCLETQFENDYQVLEKVAQSISDNVFAIDSHQRKALHVAAVFVNNFTNHLYQLGNEICQENKVPFDILKPLILETAEKIQTLSPSDAQTGPAKRNDLSTIAAHESFLTNENQSTIYKILTQSILNHGKKL from the coding sequence ATGATTAAAATAACGATTATCGGTTCAGGAAATGTGGCGCAACACTTGATTGATGCTTTCGCAAAAAGCAATGCGGTAGAAATCATTCAGGTTTTTTCAAGGACACAAAAACCAATTTCTCCACTACTCGATTCCACTAAAATCACGAACGATTGGAACACTTTGGCAGAAGCCGATCTATACATTATAGCCGTTTCGGACGATGCAATTGCAGCGGTTTCATCCCAATTGCCTTTCGAGAATAGATTAGTAGTTCACACTTCGGGAAGTGCTCCTTTGATCTCGTTAGACAACAAAAACCGAAAAGGGGTTTTTTATCCGTTACAGACTTTTACAAAAGGAAAAGCGGTAGATTTTAAAGGCATTCCTTTTTGTTTGGAAACTCAATTCGAAAACGATTATCAGGTATTAGAAAAAGTAGCCCAATCCATTTCGGATAATGTTTTTGCTATTGATTCACACCAACGAAAAGCTTTGCATGTTGCGGCCGTTTTCGTTAACAATTTCACCAATCATTTATATCAATTAGGAAACGAAATCTGTCAGGAAAACAAGGTTCCTTTTGATATTTTGAAACCTTTAATCCTTGAAACTGCAGAGAAAATCCAGACCCTTTCACCCAGTGATGCCCAAACAGGCCCTGCAAAACGCAATGATCTTTCGACCATTGCAGCGCATGAATCTTTTTTAACCAATGAAAATCAATCTACAATTTATAAAATACTAACACAATCAATACTAAATCATGGCAAAAAGCTATAA
- a CDS encoding KdsC family phosphatase: MAKSYKEIMNDITTFIFDVDGVLTDSSVFVTNEGDMLRTMNIRDGYAMKAAIESGYHVCIISGGSNEGVRVRLRNLGITDIHLATPDKVETFKEYTDLYSINPEQVLYMGDDIPDYHVMKLVGLPACPQDASPEIKAISTYVSHKSGGKGAVRDVIEQVMKVQGKWMTYFDGKHD; the protein is encoded by the coding sequence ATGGCAAAAAGCTATAAAGAAATAATGAATGATATTACTACGTTTATTTTTGACGTAGATGGCGTACTAACAGACAGTTCGGTTTTTGTAACCAATGAAGGAGATATGCTTAGAACAATGAATATTCGTGATGGTTATGCCATGAAAGCGGCTATAGAAAGTGGTTATCATGTATGTATTATTTCAGGAGGAAGCAATGAAGGCGTACGAGTGAGACTTAGAAATTTAGGAATAACAGACATACATTTGGCCACTCCGGACAAGGTTGAAACGTTTAAAGAATATACAGATCTTTACTCTATTAATCCGGAGCAAGTTTTATATATGGGTGATGACATTCCAGATTATCACGTCATGAAATTAGTAGGATTACCGGCTTGTCCACAAGATGCAAGTCCAGAAATCAAAGCCATTTCTACTTACGTTTCCCACAAAAGCGGTGGTAAAGGCGCTGTTCGCGATGTCATCGAACAAGTAATGAAAGTACAAGGAAAGTGGATGACCTATTTTGACGGGAAACACGACTAA
- a CDS encoding geranylgeranylglycerol-phosphate geranylgeranyltransferase, whose translation MKYLKLIRYQNLLMLALMQLLFRYGFLKLQNIPLALTDWQYCLLVLTTVLIAAGGYVINNILDQATDNENKPDQVVVGKSISETLAYNIYLALTVVGVSIGFYLSNVISKPGFASIFIMIAATLYLYATSLKQMMLVGNLIVALLLSFSVIIIGVFDLFPVTNAGNQQTMADLFSILLDYAIFAFIINFIREIVKDLEDVNGDYNQGMNTLPIALGINRTSKLVLIISFIPLLLVIFYINAYYIEYNLHIATIYALLFIVSPLLYFTIKMATAKNTKDFHHLSTVLKFVILLGLFSIAIVTYNIQHHA comes from the coding sequence ATGAAATACCTCAAATTAATACGCTACCAAAACCTACTAATGCTTGCCTTGATGCAACTATTATTCCGTTACGGATTCTTGAAATTGCAAAATATTCCTTTGGCACTTACTGATTGGCAGTATTGTCTTTTGGTCCTTACTACAGTTTTAATTGCTGCTGGAGGTTATGTAATTAATAATATTTTGGATCAGGCAACTGACAATGAAAACAAACCCGATCAAGTAGTTGTAGGCAAAAGTATTTCTGAAACCCTAGCTTATAATATCTATTTAGCATTAACTGTTGTAGGTGTCAGCATTGGGTTTTATTTGTCTAATGTAATTTCAAAACCCGGTTTTGCTTCTATCTTTATTATGATAGCCGCTACGTTATATTTATACGCAACAAGTCTCAAACAAATGATGCTTGTAGGGAATCTAATCGTTGCTTTACTACTATCATTTAGCGTTATTATTATTGGTGTTTTTGACCTTTTTCCGGTTACCAATGCAGGGAATCAACAAACTATGGCTGATTTATTTTCAATACTTCTTGATTATGCCATATTTGCTTTTATCATTAACTTCATCAGAGAGATAGTAAAGGACCTGGAAGACGTCAATGGAGATTACAATCAAGGTATGAATACATTACCAATAGCCCTAGGAATTAACCGAACATCAAAACTGGTATTAATTATAAGCTTCATTCCCTTACTATTGGTTATATTCTATATTAATGCCTATTATATTGAATACAATTTACACATCGCAACAATATATGCTTTGTTATTTATTGTTTCCCCCCTGCTCTATTTTACCATAAAAATGGCTACGGCAAAAAATACCAAAGATTTTCATCACTTAAGTACAGTTCTTAAGTTTGTGATCTTATTGGGATTGTTCTCTATTGCAATTGTTACCTATAATATTCAACATCATGCTTAA
- a CDS encoding Maf-like protein: MLKGKLKNYKLILASGSPRRQQFFKDLDLDFEIRLKEIKEIFPPELKAEEITNYLAELKANAFEGELQNNEILITSDTIVWHKNCALGKPKDHQDAFQILKSLSNATHEVITSVCFKTNTTSDLIFEITKVTFNELSDEAILYYLENYKPYDKAGSYGIQEWIGFIGVSKIEGSYANVMGMPTDKVYEYLNNL, from the coding sequence ATGCTTAAAGGAAAACTAAAAAATTATAAACTCATACTGGCTTCAGGTTCACCTAGAAGACAACAATTCTTTAAGGATTTAGACTTAGATTTTGAAATTCGACTCAAAGAAATAAAAGAAATTTTTCCTCCTGAATTGAAAGCTGAGGAAATTACCAACTATCTCGCAGAATTAAAAGCCAATGCATTTGAAGGTGAATTGCAAAACAATGAAATTTTAATCACCAGTGACACTATTGTTTGGCACAAAAATTGTGCTTTAGGTAAACCAAAGGATCATCAGGACGCTTTTCAAATTTTAAAGTCATTATCGAATGCAACGCACGAAGTCATTACTTCTGTATGTTTTAAGACAAATACAACATCCGATTTGATTTTTGAGATAACAAAAGTTACCTTTAATGAATTAAGTGATGAAGCTATTCTTTATTATTTAGAAAACTACAAGCCTTATGACAAAGCTGGATCGTATGGAATTCAGGAATGGATTGGGTTTATTGGAGTTTCAAAAATAGAAGGATCCTATGCTAATGTTATGGGAATGCCCACAGACAAAGTATATGAGTATTTAAATAATTTATAA
- a CDS encoding mechanosensitive ion channel domain-containing protein, translating to MEFFDQYLKEQISTGVLILIVILLRTTVSKLVRRYAKTSQIIERRTNLVIKYINILINILAIITLILIWGVQAKDIFITLSSIATVIGVAMFAQWSILSNITSGIILFFSFPFKIGDVVLIHDKDFIEEGEIEDIGAFHVTLRSKEGEIIIYPNNLFFQKGISIIKKPSTNDKEFTD from the coding sequence ATGGAGTTTTTTGATCAATATCTTAAAGAACAAATAAGTACTGGAGTATTGATATTGATTGTTATTTTATTACGCACTACTGTTTCAAAATTAGTGCGACGATATGCCAAAACAAGTCAGATTATTGAGAGAAGAACCAACTTGGTTATCAAATACATTAACATCCTTATCAATATTTTGGCAATAATCACCTTAATATTAATTTGGGGGGTTCAAGCCAAAGACATTTTTATTACGCTTTCGTCTATTGCCACCGTAATTGGTGTGGCCATGTTTGCCCAATGGTCGATCTTGAGTAATATTACTTCCGGAATCATTTTGTTTTTTTCTTTTCCTTTCAAAATTGGAGATGTAGTTTTAATTCATGACAAAGATTTTATTGAAGAAGGAGAAATAGAAGATATTGGCGCTTTTCATGTGACTTTGCGATCAAAAGAAGGAGAAATAATAATCTATCCAAATAATTTATTTTTTCAAAAAGGAATTTCGATCATAAAAAAACCTTCAACCAATGATAAGGAGTTTACTGATTAA